The window TAGCTAGCTCGTCCCAGATGACGGGCATGTTTGCCTTTTCCCTCCAGACTGCCTTTTCCGCTGGGGTTGGGTAATATATTTCTAGGCCGGACTCCACCAACGTTTTCTTAAATGCAGTGTTGGCTCGGCGGTAGAACTCAAAATCACGCATTTCTGCATTCGCGCTGGCTCTCTTTATGACTTCCTGGAGGTCCGGAGGTAGTGAATCCCACAGGTCTCTATTCATGGCAAAATTGGCTGCATCCCAGCCAAAACCGAGGTCGGTGTAGTATGTCAGCACCTCAAAATGCCTCTCTTCTATCAGGGAAGGCCATAAGCTCCAGCACATGTCAACAACGCCTCTTTCCAGGGCATTGTATAAGTCGGCCCAGGGAATAGTCTGTAGGTTCAGGCCGGTGCCTTCCCCCATGTTCTCCATGGTCATCACAAAACCAAGGGACGCGGAAACCCTCATCTTGATATCCTTCATGTCGTCCGGTGTTATGAGCGGCCTGACGTTGTTACCAAGGCCATATGGGCCAAAGTGGGAGCTCCAAAGAAGCTTAAAGCCAACCTCTTTCCAGGCCTCGTCCATGACTTGGTATAGTATCCCATCGGGGGCGTCATATGCTATGGCT is drawn from Chloroflexota bacterium and contains these coding sequences:
- a CDS encoding TRAP transporter substrate-binding protein; the protein is MVKKKMLALVMVIALISSSVAACAAPAPAPAPAPAPAPAPAPAPAAPAKAEYEWRFGTAWTQQGRNESIQLFADLIEHYSDGRIQVEFYPDGLLGSHDEIFHAVQEGSVEGGIYAPYVNLVPGGMLNWMNWTVSNYNEAAIAYDAPDGILYQVMDEAWKEVGFKLLWSSHFGPYGLGNNVRPLITPDDMKDIKMRVSASLGFVMTMENMGEGTGLNLQTIPWADLYNALERGVVDMCWSLWPSLIEERHFEVLTYYTDLGFGWDAANFAMNRDLWDSLPPDLQEVIKRASANAEMRDFEFYRRANTAFKKTLVESGLEIYYPTPAEKAVWREKANMPVIWDELATPWLDEHYPGQNMTQQILDELARISSEVAAAGG